One part of the Candidatus Effluviviaceae Genus I sp. genome encodes these proteins:
- the nth gene encoding endonuclease III, whose amino-acid sequence MSPAAASAPEAGRARRILAALRKAYPDARVPLNYRSPIELLVGTVLAAQCTDRKVNEITPGLFAKYPSIEALAAARAPDLERIVRPTGFYRNKARALKESAQDIVANHGGEVPSTMEELTALRGVGRKTAGVVLGYAFGKPAIVVDTHFIRLARRMRLTKEFDPERIERDVAALLPRGGWTAFSLLMTWHGRATCAARKPACDRCAVAALCPARATAGAIAWRVKSPKAPRRPGKEKGPGRSGRGPHARD is encoded by the coding sequence ATGAGCCCGGCGGCGGCATCGGCGCCGGAGGCGGGGCGCGCGCGGCGCATCCTCGCGGCGCTCAGGAAGGCCTACCCGGACGCGCGCGTTCCGCTCAACTACCGTTCCCCGATCGAGCTCCTCGTCGGCACCGTCCTCGCGGCGCAGTGCACCGACAGGAAGGTCAACGAGATCACGCCGGGGCTCTTTGCGAAGTACCCGTCCATTGAGGCGCTGGCCGCCGCGCGAGCGCCCGACCTCGAGCGCATCGTCCGGCCGACCGGGTTCTACCGGAACAAGGCGCGCGCCCTCAAGGAGAGCGCGCAGGACATCGTCGCGAACCACGGCGGCGAGGTGCCTTCGACGATGGAGGAACTCACGGCGCTCCGCGGCGTCGGCAGGAAGACCGCGGGCGTCGTCCTCGGCTACGCGTTCGGCAAGCCCGCGATCGTCGTGGACACGCACTTCATCAGGCTGGCCCGGAGGATGCGCCTCACCAAGGAGTTCGATCCGGAGAGGATCGAGCGGGACGTCGCGGCGCTCCTGCCGAGAGGCGGGTGGACCGCCTTCTCGCTGCTCATGACGTGGCACGGTCGCGCGACGTGCGCGGCGAGGAAGCCGGCGTGCGACCGGTGCGCGGTGGCCGCGCTCTGCCCGGCGCGCGCGACGGCGGGCGCGATCGCGTGGAGGGTGAAGAGCCCGAAGGCGCCGAGGCGCCCGGGGAAAGAGAAGGGCCCCGGCCGAAGCGGCCGCGGCCCCCATGCGCGTGACTGA
- a CDS encoding ferredoxin produces the protein MRAWVDEDTCTGCGLCAEICPGVFEMDGEVARAKPGDIAEDDEESAEEAADSCPVEAINIED, from the coding sequence ATGAGGGCATGGGTCGACGAGGACACCTGTACGGGGTGCGGGCTGTGCGCTGAGATCTGTCCCGGCGTGTTCGAGATGGACGGCGAGGTGGCGCGCGCCAAGCCCGGCGACATCGCGGAGGACGACGAGGAGTCGGCGGAGGAGGCGGCGGACAGCTGCCCCGTCGAAGCGATCAACATCGAGGACTGA
- a CDS encoding ferritin family protein, with protein sequence MAGGMTDRERVGLALKTEKDGGAFYAQASARTSHKLARAAFEVLAKEEERHVGLIEALGQSLIGKGGPVAVDSPTKGALAKGIKTIYECAMAEKPSGDLDAAKSYEKAIELEKRVSALYFEYARECESDEARRLFNVLYREEQDHLTLLEDMLMYLTKPDQWFIDKDYVMLDGG encoded by the coding sequence ATGGCCGGTGGGATGACCGACCGGGAGCGCGTGGGTCTCGCGCTCAAGACCGAGAAGGACGGCGGGGCGTTCTACGCGCAGGCGTCCGCGCGCACGAGCCACAAGCTCGCCAGAGCCGCCTTCGAGGTCCTCGCGAAGGAAGAGGAGCGACACGTCGGGCTCATCGAGGCGCTCGGGCAGTCGCTCATCGGGAAGGGCGGCCCCGTCGCCGTCGACTCCCCCACCAAGGGAGCGCTCGCGAAGGGCATCAAGACCATCTACGAGTGCGCGATGGCCGAGAAGCCATCGGGAGACCTCGACGCGGCGAAGTCGTACGAGAAGGCCATCGAGCTCGAGAAGCGGGTCTCGGCCCTCTACTTCGAGTACGCCCGGGAGTGCGAGAGCGATGAGGCGAGGCGCCTGTTCAACGTCCTCTACCGCGAGGAGCAGGACCACCTCACGCTCCTCGAGGACATGCTGATGTACCTCACGAAGCCCGACCAGTGGTTCATCGACAAAGACTACGTCATGCTCGACGGCGGATGA